Below is a genomic region from Rosa chinensis cultivar Old Blush chromosome 5, RchiOBHm-V2, whole genome shotgun sequence.
GATATATAGACTAGAGTTATGAATTGAGCTCTTTCAGTTTAAAGGAGAATTATATAGGATCAACTCACTTgatgaaaatggaaaaacaTGTGGACGAAAAagtaaatgaacaaaagaatccTTGCAACCTGAAGGCAAAGAAATAAATTGTGTTAAACCGAATCAATTATGTTAGTTGAAGCAATGAAGAAGCAAATTcaaacaacatattttcaaTTCTGTAAATTCTACTATAGAACTGTAAGTAACTAACTGTTCCATTACTACTGTTGGTTGTAAGAGACTTCAATGGCCATAAAAGGATCTTATAAGATgtgcttgtgtgtgtgtgtacacataCAAGTATATCCATGCTTTTTGGATGCTATTATATACATATTGGTAACTAAAAGAAACTGCAGTTTAAGTATGTTAGAAATTACCAGCCACCCCAGGAACAATGCTACACCATTGCAGACGTACAGCTTGGAGTTCTTCTTACCAGCAATATCCAAGTACCTGATAAAACATACGCAAGTACATAAGTAATGCAACAATGATGACCAAGAGAACTGCACAAACTGAGGAATATACAAATGCTAAACTCACCATCTTAGGTTTACAAAAGGAGTTGTGCTCTCAGAGAACAGAACCATTAGTATGTAAATCTGCCCTTCACCACTTACAAGGGAAAGGAAGATTGAGAACATAGATAGTCCATGGTGCAAAACCTAAAAGGAGAATCAATAAGATGAGCATAATTGAACCAGATTAATATGAATTTTTACTTACAAAAAAATAGGATAAAAAAATCTCTATTCCCAGAACTTGATTGAACTAGGATACTGATTCAAGTGATGCATTAACATGTGAGATTTTCTCAAACTACACCAAAACGACCAATTATTTTCAACCAAGCAGTTTTCAAGATTTGAGGAACTTTtacttgcaaaaaaaaaaagggataaaAAAGTCCCAATTCCCAGAACTTGATTGAACAACTAGGATACTGATTCAAGTGATGCATTAACATGTGAGATGTTCCCAAACTTCACCAAAACGACCAATTATTTTCCACCAAGCAGTGGTCAAGATTTGAGGAAAATGCACTATAAGAGATAGCAGtgtataaattatatttcatgTCAAAGAAGCATTATCCTTCAACCTATGTACTTACATACTCCAGTCCACCTAAAGCAGGAAAATGCCAAAAAATCATTGCTATGTCTGCCAGAAAATAACCAATGGAGATCTGCAAAAGTACCCAAATAGAAATAAAATTGGTTACGACAACAAGTTAAGTATGCAAATAATCAAAACTCAAACATATCCAAGTTCTTTACAGGACGATAAGTGAATCACCGTAGTTAGGGACCTAGCCTCAACGAAAAGAAGAAACAACAGCCTCCTATTAGTTTCATGATACACTTAGGGGGCATTGGTTTTAATTAAACTAGCTCAAACCAAATAAATCAAAGCAATTGAATTGGGTTTAGAAATGCTGTAAAGGAAACATTTAATGGGCTGGTGAGGATAGATGCAGACACAAAGGTCAGAAATGTAAAACTAAATATCTGGCATTCACATGAGACTGACAGTATCGGAAGTATAAATTACCCATTGCTGCACAGTCAGATAGGTTCTCAAATCATAAGCAAACAGTAAACTTTAGCTGGACATTAACAACCTCtagaaattaaaaaatgaaCTAATGCTTTTTCCACATTCACTTACCCCCAATGTTGTATCTGAAAAAGTAGATCGTCTACTAACGATCAGCTCATCACTATAACCCTCATGAAATGTATCTGATAAGAGTATAAGGTAAAAAGATGCAACCGCTACAGCAATAGCATGAACAGTTGAGAACCCCCTGTCCAGAATGGGAAAAAAAGGGGCATCAATACTTAAGTTAATAGGAATATCAGAAAACTCAATCTTAGTGTGGTAAAAGACTATGCAGATATACATCTGTGTCATGCGGAAGATATTTACCGGTTGTTCCATTCAACTTTTTCTGCTTTGCTCAATTTCTGATATTCCTTGAAGCTATGAAGGCTAATAAGACCTGTTAATTTGTAAACCTTCAAGAGCAGGATTTAATCAAGTTCAAAACTACAAGTTAAAAGAGATGCATAATGCATTCTTACTTCTATTCAGGAGTAACTAGGATCTCTAATAAATAGAACATATAAGAATAACTTCTTCAGCAATAAATGATCTTACAAAAAGAACCAATTTTGGAGCCATGGAAACAGAACTACTGAATTTAATTTATCCTCTCAATCATATAATGAACACAaagattttctttccaaattcataccaaattttgtttttctttaactTTCAGTTCCTAAATGGAAACCACAAGTGGGTAATCAAGTCCACATTACATGTATCTGAATTCTTATATAATCTCCGGGAGGACACCAAACTTTACTTTGaagttgccaaaaaaaaaatggtagtaAGAATTTCTCAACaaagctttctctctctaaag
It encodes:
- the LOC112164190 gene encoding TLC domain-containing protein 4 encodes the protein MTNGRKFCYPLICLVRFEGFNPAREYGGICISSWFHVHQRLFQPKQRVSLAGFCPFWFASLQNCLISLHSFKEYQKLSKAEKVEWNNRGFSTVHAIAVAVASFYLILLSDTFHEGYSDELIVSRRSTFSDTTLGISIGYFLADIAMIFWHFPALGGLEYVLHHGLSMFSIFLSLVSGEGQIYILMVLFSESTTPFVNLRWYLDIAGKKNSKLYVCNGVALFLGWLVARILLFIYFFVHMFFHFHQVKTIFPLGFYSLLTIPPVLAIMNLFWFWKIAKGLIKTVSKGTQKTIHSQ